The following proteins come from a genomic window of Nitrospira sp.:
- a CDS encoding Pyrroloquinoline-quinone synthase, which translates to MMKEDPSRDRLSKDAFLEWLKREGSRRYHDRHPFHELMHDGKLTATQLRQWVLNRYYYQTRIPIKDALIVAKSEDPTFRRMWLRRVRDHDGEQEGEGGLALWVELARGVGLDADEVRSCRYVLPGVRLACDEYVRFVREAPLLEAVASSLTELFAPSLMARRLEAWKQHYPWVRPESLEYFQLRISRATLDSNQAVEFVVRHATTYALQEKCVRALVKKADILWAMLDHLSMAYIETGSGRQQTAHDSHHSQASA; encoded by the coding sequence ATGATGAAGGAAGACCCCTCTCGTGATCGGCTTTCAAAGGATGCCTTTCTTGAATGGCTCAAGCGGGAAGGTTCTCGTCGTTACCATGACCGGCACCCGTTCCATGAGCTGATGCACGACGGGAAATTGACGGCAACTCAGCTCCGACAGTGGGTACTGAACCGCTATTACTATCAAACGCGAATTCCCATCAAGGATGCCCTCATTGTTGCGAAATCCGAGGACCCGACTTTCCGGCGGATGTGGCTCCGCCGCGTCCGGGACCATGACGGCGAACAGGAAGGAGAAGGGGGACTCGCACTATGGGTTGAGTTGGCACGAGGCGTGGGGCTCGACGCCGACGAAGTGAGGAGTTGTCGATACGTACTTCCGGGAGTCAGGCTCGCGTGTGATGAATATGTCCGGTTCGTCCGCGAGGCTCCGCTGCTGGAGGCCGTGGCCTCCTCGCTCACGGAATTGTTTGCGCCTTCCCTCATGGCGCGGCGCCTCGAAGCGTGGAAACAACATTATCCCTGGGTGCGCCCGGAGTCTCTGGAGTATTTTCAGCTGCGCATCTCTCGTGCAACGCTCGATTCGAATCAGGCCGTCGAATTCGTGGTTCGGCACGCGACCACCTATGCTCTTCAAGAAAAATGTGTGAGGGCCTTGGTCAAAAAGGCCGATATTCTGTGGGCCATGCTCGATCACCTTTCTATGGCGTATATCGAAACGGGATCAGGACGACAGCAGACTGCTCATGACTCTCACCACAGTCAGGCCTCGGCTTAG
- a CDS encoding Coenzyme PQQ synthesis protein B, with amino-acid sequence MILRVLGSAAGGGFPQWNCACVNCGGVRKGLIAASPRTEESVGLSAGDGKWFLVNASPDIRAQIERFGPLHPRRSRSTPIQAIFLTNGDLDHCLGLLSLREHQRLVLYATDSVHRGFTEGNVLYRTLQRFAEQVTWRTLKLDVEEPVLHADGRPSELTVTAVAVPGKPPIHLEGLVSAGEADLNVGLRFRHSTSGRVLAYFPAVGRITSSVLNALEGADCVMFDGTFWSSDELSAPGFLEKSAEDLAHRPVGGPEGSLSMLSKITALRRVFIHINNTNPMLREDSHERKLVEAAGWEVAWDGMEIRLS; translated from the coding sequence ATGATTCTGCGGGTTCTAGGGTCGGCTGCCGGAGGCGGATTCCCACAGTGGAACTGCGCCTGTGTGAATTGCGGAGGGGTGCGGAAAGGACTGATCGCCGCAAGCCCTCGGACAGAGGAGTCCGTCGGTCTCAGCGCGGGCGATGGTAAGTGGTTTCTCGTCAACGCCTCTCCGGACATACGCGCTCAGATCGAACGCTTCGGCCCCCTCCATCCCCGTCGATCCCGTTCTACGCCGATCCAAGCCATCTTTTTGACCAACGGAGATCTGGATCACTGTTTAGGGCTCCTCTCGCTCCGAGAGCATCAACGGCTCGTCCTGTATGCGACCGATTCCGTGCATCGCGGATTCACTGAAGGCAACGTCTTGTATCGGACGCTCCAGCGTTTCGCCGAACAGGTCACATGGCGGACGTTGAAGCTCGATGTTGAAGAACCGGTGTTGCATGCGGATGGAAGACCGTCGGAGCTGACGGTGACGGCCGTGGCCGTTCCGGGCAAACCTCCGATCCATTTGGAAGGGCTTGTTTCAGCCGGTGAGGCGGACCTGAATGTGGGACTTCGGTTTCGCCACTCGACCAGTGGGAGAGTGTTGGCCTATTTCCCCGCCGTCGGCCGGATCACGTCCTCGGTACTCAACGCGCTCGAAGGAGCCGATTGCGTCATGTTCGACGGGACGTTTTGGTCGAGCGATGAACTGTCCGCGCCGGGCTTCCTTGAGAAATCGGCGGAAGATCTCGCGCATCGGCCCGTCGGGGGACCGGAGGGAAGCCTTTCGATGCTTTCGAAGATTACCGCTCTTCGTCGTGTGTTCATCCACATCAATAACACCAATCCGATGTTAAGAGAGGATTCTCACGAACGAAAACTCGTTGAGGCGGCAGGATGGGAGGTCGCATGGGACGGAATGGAGATCCGATTGTCATGA
- a CDS encoding Histone H1, giving the protein MPERKTIRRAKQKAAEGKRPSTQAGEFVREEMEHIRKGKHGARSAKQAIAIGLSKARRAGVPLPPPKKGKTSEATRVKAARDYQKGQRGRSRSGSSRRSKATSAALRREGSGAASHRSLARQAKRTTRRRTG; this is encoded by the coding sequence ATGCCGGAGCGAAAGACGATTCGACGAGCCAAGCAAAAAGCCGCGGAGGGCAAACGGCCCAGCACGCAGGCCGGAGAATTCGTGCGAGAAGAGATGGAGCACATCCGCAAAGGCAAACATGGGGCCAGATCCGCCAAGCAAGCGATCGCGATCGGCCTCTCAAAAGCGAGACGTGCCGGCGTGCCGTTGCCGCCACCGAAAAAGGGCAAGACCTCCGAAGCCACAAGAGTCAAAGCTGCCCGGGACTACCAAAAGGGCCAAAGAGGCCGTTCTCGCTCCGGATCTTCCCGGCGATCGAAAGCCACATCGGCTGCGCTGCGGCGTGAGGGCAGCGGTGCCGCCTCTCACCGTTCACTGGCACGACAAGCCAAACGAACAACCCGACGGCGCACTGGCTGA
- a CDS encoding CBS domain protein — protein MNIRDMMTTNPAYCLADDSAVQAARIMVDKKVGIVPVVESSSRPRLLGVVTDRDLCVTIVATDRQPSGVKVRECMTADIIACRPDDDVQRAADLMSEHQVRRIPVIDQEGLLQGMVSTADLWQRSDVPPQTTHQTLKKVTEPTAQASKPRAKTSKKAA, from the coding sequence ATGAACATTCGAGACATGATGACGACTAACCCTGCCTACTGCCTTGCTGATGACTCTGCCGTGCAGGCGGCCCGTATCATGGTGGACAAGAAGGTGGGGATTGTACCGGTGGTGGAATCCTCATCACGACCTCGATTGCTGGGGGTCGTCACCGATCGGGACCTCTGTGTCACTATCGTCGCGACCGACCGGCAACCGAGTGGGGTTAAAGTGCGAGAATGCATGACCGCGGACATCATTGCCTGCCGCCCTGACGACGATGTGCAACGGGCGGCGGATCTCATGTCCGAACATCAGGTGCGCCGCATCCCGGTCATCGATCAAGAAGGCCTTCTTCAAGGGATGGTGTCCACGGCGGACTTGTGGCAACGCTCGGATGTGCCGCCTCAGACGACGCATCAGACGCTGAAGAAAGTCACCGAACCCACGGCGCAGGCCAGCAAGCCGAGAGCCAAGACATCAAAAAAGGCGGCGTAA
- a CDS encoding Coenzyme PQQ synthesis protein E, whose translation MNNEFRPYTLIAELTYRCPLHCPYCSNPLDAAEHGNEIDTDTWLRVFHEAEELGVVQLNLTGGEPLLRNDLELLIEGARKLDLYTNLITSGIPLTFGRLSRLRVLGLDSVQISIQSTRPSLSDRIAGAPAFNRKLDAMRWVTSLGLPLTMNVVLHRENISEIEEFIALAERVSADRLELANAQYLGWALQNRAALLPAREQIERARTVAAEAKARLRGSMEVLFVMPDYYTEYPKSCMEGWGRRFIVVNPEGLALPCHLAHTIPGLRFEHVTQRRLEDIWHHSAGFNRFRGEDWLPDPCRTCERRAKDFGGCRCQAFHVIGDAGMTDPACSLAPGHDRIESARVHAGCMTDFPVLFEYRTGQGRSSR comes from the coding sequence ATGAACAACGAGTTTCGCCCATATACATTGATCGCCGAACTCACCTATCGGTGTCCGCTTCACTGTCCCTACTGTTCGAATCCGTTGGATGCTGCAGAACATGGGAATGAGATCGACACCGACACATGGCTTCGGGTCTTTCATGAAGCCGAAGAACTCGGCGTGGTTCAACTCAACCTCACAGGAGGCGAGCCGTTGTTGAGAAATGATCTGGAACTGCTTATCGAAGGGGCCCGCAAGCTCGACCTGTATACGAACCTCATCACGAGCGGAATTCCGCTGACGTTCGGACGGCTCTCCCGACTTCGCGTACTGGGACTGGATAGCGTGCAAATATCCATTCAAAGTACGAGACCGTCCCTATCCGACCGAATCGCCGGAGCGCCGGCGTTCAACCGCAAGCTCGACGCCATGCGCTGGGTCACATCGCTGGGCCTTCCATTGACCATGAACGTCGTGCTCCATCGGGAGAATATCTCTGAAATCGAAGAATTCATCGCTCTGGCTGAACGCGTTTCCGCCGATCGGCTCGAGTTGGCGAATGCGCAGTATCTTGGATGGGCATTGCAGAATCGCGCCGCGCTTCTGCCTGCTCGGGAGCAAATCGAGCGGGCGCGAACCGTTGCGGCTGAGGCCAAAGCACGCCTTCGTGGAAGCATGGAGGTGCTCTTTGTCATGCCCGACTATTACACCGAGTACCCCAAATCCTGCATGGAGGGATGGGGGCGCCGGTTCATCGTGGTCAATCCGGAAGGGCTCGCATTGCCTTGCCATCTGGCGCATACGATACCGGGATTGCGTTTCGAGCATGTCACGCAGCGCCGGCTCGAGGATATCTGGCATCATTCAGCTGGATTCAACCGATTCCGCGGCGAGGATTGGCTGCCCGATCCTTGCAGGACCTGTGAGCGCCGCGCCAAAGACTTCGGAGGCTGTCGCTGCCAAGCCTTCCATGTCATCGGAGATGCCGGCATGACCGACCCCGCCTGCTCTCTCGCTCCCGGCCATGACCGCATTGAGTCGGCAAGAGTTCACGCCGGCTGCATGACCGACTTCCCTGTCCTGTTCGAGTATCGGACCGGTCAAGGGCGTTCTTCACGATGA
- a CDS encoding superoxide dismutase, which yields MNHRKPYPVKSFDLHGLNGISDRTLETHFKLYEGYVKETNRLNDEIREFLKDGKVNHEEMPAYSELTRRLGFEYNGMVLHELYFANLIKGEAKGPSRGSAFLEAVTENFGNYELWRTGFMSVGNMRGVGWAICYQDPATGSVFNHWVTLHEHGNVAGFIPLLVMDVWEHAYLLDYRPAERNRYIDAFFANINWKAVDARTAGAMAHVGV from the coding sequence ATGAACCATCGCAAGCCATATCCGGTCAAGTCCTTCGATCTCCATGGACTGAACGGGATTTCCGATCGCACTCTGGAGACGCATTTCAAACTGTATGAAGGGTACGTCAAAGAGACGAACCGACTCAACGACGAAATCCGAGAGTTTTTGAAAGACGGCAAGGTCAACCACGAGGAGATGCCGGCCTATTCGGAACTCACTCGCCGTCTCGGCTTTGAATACAATGGGATGGTTTTGCACGAACTCTATTTCGCCAATTTGATCAAGGGAGAAGCAAAAGGACCATCCAGAGGCTCAGCCTTCCTCGAGGCGGTCACGGAGAATTTCGGCAATTACGAGTTATGGAGAACCGGTTTCATGAGTGTGGGGAACATGCGTGGGGTGGGATGGGCCATCTGTTATCAAGATCCTGCCACCGGCTCTGTGTTCAACCATTGGGTGACACTCCATGAACACGGCAACGTGGCGGGATTCATCCCGCTCCTGGTCATGGACGTGTGGGAGCATGCCTATCTGCTCGATTATCGACCGGCTGAGCGGAATCGCTACATCGATGCTTTTTTCGCCAACATCAATTGGAAGGCGGTCGATGCCCGTACCGCGGGCGCCATGGCTCATGTCGGAGTTTAG
- a CDS encoding Mannose-6-phosphate isomerase, which produces MAHYITNIEEATLKNDMFRKVLFTAEHSQLVLMSLKPGEDIGTETHRLDQFIRVEAGRGTAYLNGVEYPLEDGTAVVIPSGTEHNILNSGQETLKLYTIYSPPEHKDGIVHVTKREALDDREDHFDGKTTAMLQDLSAASLVATAKAI; this is translated from the coding sequence ATGGCTCACTACATTACGAATATTGAAGAAGCGACCCTCAAGAACGACATGTTTCGCAAGGTATTGTTCACGGCTGAGCACAGCCAATTAGTCCTGATGAGCCTCAAGCCGGGAGAAGATATCGGGACAGAAACACATCGGTTGGATCAATTCATCAGGGTGGAAGCAGGGCGTGGCACGGCGTATCTGAACGGGGTGGAGTATCCGCTTGAAGACGGCACAGCGGTGGTCATACCGTCGGGAACCGAGCACAATATTTTGAATTCAGGACAAGAGACCTTGAAGCTCTACACGATCTACAGTCCGCCGGAACACAAAGACGGCATTGTGCATGTGACGAAACGTGAGGCGCTCGACGATCGAGAGGACCACTTCGACGGCAAGACCACCGCCATGCTTCAGGATTTGTCCGCGGCAAGTCTCGTCGCAACGGCGAAAGCCATATGA
- a CDS encoding Protein-L-isoaspartate O-methyltransferase produces MEFRFNIEMLAERLIGLTDWYGLHAELSALPLGFFGASTGSAAALIAAAARPDHVRAVVSRGGRPDLAASFLSRVRAPTLLIVGGDDAPVIELNRQAFQVLPGQKKLEIIPGATHLFEEPGAMEQVARVAVEWYGQYLL; encoded by the coding sequence ATGGAATTCAGGTTCAATATCGAGATGCTCGCCGAGCGGCTTATCGGACTGACCGACTGGTACGGCCTCCATGCGGAACTGTCGGCGCTGCCGCTGGGCTTCTTCGGCGCGAGCACCGGAAGCGCCGCCGCTTTGATCGCGGCCGCAGCCCGTCCCGATCACGTGCGAGCCGTCGTCTCACGCGGCGGACGCCCGGATCTCGCCGCCTCTTTTTTGTCCCGCGTGAGAGCTCCGACGCTGCTGATCGTCGGCGGAGACGACGCGCCTGTCATCGAGCTGAACCGACAGGCCTTTCAGGTGCTCCCTGGGCAAAAGAAACTGGAAATCATCCCCGGCGCCACGCATCTGTTCGAAGAGCCCGGCGCAATGGAACAGGTGGCGCGTGTTGCAGTCGAGTGGTACGGACAATACCTCTTGTAA
- a CDS encoding L-sorbosone dehydrogenase: MSAHHVVMSRVVGLISASLMLFHCGNRTEAGPLPLDTIKLPPGFAIAVYADNVPNARGMALGQDGTLFVGTRDKGEVYAVLDKNGDQRADEVLTIARGLHMPAGVAYRKGSLYVSAVDRILRFDDIDTRLKHVPPPTVIADRFPKDTSHGWKFIAFGPDDKLYVPVGAPCNICEPDPDRYALIGRLNPDGSGYEIVARGVRNTVGFDWDPTTHDLWFTDNGRDYLGDNQPPDELNHATKPGLHFGYPYCHGKTIADPEYGRKQACREFTEPAAELDPHVASLGMRFYTGTMFPQEYRNQIFIAEHGSWNRSEKIGYRITLVSRDEQGRTRYSVFAEGWLQGQKAWGRPADVLVMPDGALLVSDDSAGVIYRITYSEP; this comes from the coding sequence ATGAGCGCTCACCATGTCGTGATGAGTCGTGTCGTCGGGCTGATCTCTGCTTCGCTGATGCTGTTTCACTGTGGGAACCGGACCGAAGCCGGCCCTCTGCCTCTCGATACGATCAAACTTCCTCCCGGCTTTGCCATCGCCGTCTATGCGGACAATGTTCCGAATGCGCGGGGTATGGCGCTCGGGCAAGACGGCACCCTCTTTGTCGGGACAAGGGACAAAGGCGAGGTCTATGCTGTGCTGGACAAGAACGGCGATCAGCGCGCCGACGAAGTGCTGACGATCGCTCGCGGGTTGCATATGCCGGCGGGCGTGGCCTATCGGAAGGGTTCGCTGTATGTGTCCGCCGTCGACCGTATCTTGCGGTTCGACGATATCGATACACGATTGAAACATGTGCCGCCGCCCACGGTCATCGCGGACCGCTTCCCCAAAGACACCAGTCATGGATGGAAATTTATCGCCTTCGGTCCCGATGACAAACTCTATGTGCCGGTGGGAGCGCCCTGCAATATCTGCGAACCTGATCCCGATCGCTATGCGCTCATCGGCAGGCTGAATCCTGATGGGAGCGGATATGAAATCGTCGCGCGTGGGGTCCGGAACACAGTCGGCTTCGATTGGGACCCGACCACCCACGACTTATGGTTCACCGACAACGGTCGGGATTATCTCGGTGACAATCAACCGCCGGACGAACTCAACCATGCGACGAAGCCGGGGCTGCATTTCGGCTATCCCTATTGTCATGGGAAAACGATCGCGGATCCTGAGTACGGCCGCAAACAGGCGTGCCGGGAATTCACGGAACCTGCCGCCGAACTGGATCCTCACGTCGCTTCCCTGGGCATGCGTTTTTACACCGGCACCATGTTTCCCCAGGAATATCGGAATCAAATTTTTATCGCCGAACATGGGTCTTGGAATCGGAGCGAGAAAATCGGCTATCGGATCACACTTGTGTCACGGGATGAGCAAGGGCGGACGCGATACTCGGTTTTTGCGGAGGGGTGGCTTCAAGGCCAAAAGGCATGGGGACGTCCAGCCGACGTCCTTGTCATGCCGGATGGTGCTCTGCTGGTCTCAGACGATTCGGCCGGCGTGATCTATCGAATCACCTATAGTGAACCCTAA
- a CDS encoding Ribose-phosphate pyrophosphokinase, whose product MTLRAKTIHECEPAAEQNLARPLMTVLFSGTAHPVLAQSIAHEAAIPLGSCAIERFPDGEQRVTLLESVRQRQVILVQPLSPPAVNDHLMELLLLADACRRAAAASILAVIPYFGYARSDKRHGHREAIGARVVADLLETVGIQHIVTMDLHAPQIEGFFHRPVDCLTAVPALCQALSLRLPAHRRAELVLVSPDAGRVHMASDYASRLGAPVAVVHKRRTSEGTTAVTHLAGDVKNKSCVIIDDLISTGSTIVQAANVLLKAGARPEIAVAATHGIFVPGAQERLREVGISELFVMDTLPIAAQHWPQLQVVSSASYFAGILARFMGEGSQTPQSTPERRTS is encoded by the coding sequence TTGACGCTTCGGGCGAAGACGATTCACGAATGTGAACCGGCGGCCGAACAGAATCTTGCGCGTCCGCTCATGACCGTGCTGTTCAGCGGCACCGCTCACCCGGTTTTGGCTCAGTCCATCGCACACGAGGCCGCGATTCCGCTGGGCTCCTGTGCGATTGAACGGTTCCCTGATGGCGAACAACGTGTCACATTGTTGGAATCGGTTCGGCAGCGCCAGGTGATCCTGGTGCAGCCGCTCTCGCCGCCGGCAGTCAATGATCACCTTATGGAGTTGTTGCTCTTGGCCGATGCCTGTCGCCGCGCGGCGGCTGCCTCCATTCTCGCCGTCATACCGTACTTCGGGTACGCCAGAAGCGATAAACGGCACGGGCATCGAGAAGCAATCGGCGCACGAGTCGTGGCGGATCTCCTTGAAACCGTCGGCATCCAGCACATCGTCACGATGGACCTTCATGCTCCTCAGATCGAGGGTTTCTTTCATCGACCGGTGGATTGCCTCACCGCCGTGCCGGCTTTGTGTCAGGCTCTGAGTCTCCGCCTTCCTGCCCATCGAAGAGCGGAGCTGGTGCTTGTGTCACCGGATGCCGGACGAGTCCACATGGCCTCTGACTATGCCTCGCGACTTGGTGCGCCGGTGGCCGTCGTGCATAAACGGCGAACCAGTGAAGGAACAACCGCCGTGACGCATCTTGCCGGCGACGTGAAGAACAAGTCCTGCGTCATCATCGACGATCTCATTTCAACCGGGAGCACGATCGTCCAGGCAGCGAATGTCCTCCTGAAAGCGGGTGCAAGACCCGAAATCGCTGTCGCCGCAACCCATGGTATTTTTGTCCCCGGCGCTCAAGAGCGGCTGCGCGAAGTAGGGATCAGCGAGCTCTTCGTTATGGATACTCTTCCGATAGCCGCGCAGCACTGGCCCCAATTGCAGGTGGTGTCGAGTGCTTCGTACTTCGCGGGAATCCTCGCCCGGTTCATGGGCGAAGGGTCGCAGACGCCTCAATCGACACCGGAGCGGCGGACGTCATGA
- a CDS encoding Cation transport protein: MLETKTAVLAAIAGNLSIAAIKFLVGALTGSSAMLAEGIHSLVDTGNGALLLLGLRMSKRPADEAHPFGHGKELYFWTLIVAILIFAVGGGMSFYEGILHVLHPSPIQNEAWNYAVLAVAFIFEAVSWSVAWKVFRSQRNGQRLFQAIETSKDPTTYTVLLEDSVALLGIVIALLGIVLASRLHNPYFDGGASMAIGVLLACVAVFLASQSKGLLIGEGVDRQMLDGIQMIAKADPAVELTKPPLTMYFGPHEILLALDVQFHAGLSAAEVTEAVDRMEKQIRRQYPDITQIYIEAESLTTRYLKSKAA, translated from the coding sequence ATGCTCGAAACCAAAACGGCGGTGCTGGCGGCTATTGCCGGGAATCTGAGTATCGCGGCGATCAAATTTCTTGTCGGTGCCCTCACAGGAAGTTCCGCGATGCTGGCGGAGGGAATCCATTCGCTTGTCGATACCGGCAACGGGGCTCTCCTCTTGCTCGGTCTACGAATGAGCAAAAGGCCGGCCGACGAAGCGCATCCCTTCGGGCATGGAAAGGAATTGTACTTCTGGACCTTGATCGTCGCCATTTTGATTTTTGCCGTCGGGGGCGGGATGTCTTTCTACGAGGGTATTCTCCATGTCCTCCATCCGAGCCCGATTCAGAACGAAGCATGGAACTACGCGGTCTTGGCCGTTGCGTTCATCTTCGAAGCCGTTTCGTGGTCGGTAGCGTGGAAGGTATTTCGGAGTCAGCGAAACGGGCAGAGACTGTTCCAGGCGATCGAGACCAGCAAGGATCCGACGACGTATACCGTCCTGTTGGAAGATTCCGTCGCTCTCCTCGGCATCGTGATCGCCTTGCTGGGAATTGTGCTCGCAAGCCGGTTGCACAATCCTTACTTCGACGGAGGCGCCTCAATGGCCATCGGAGTATTGTTGGCTTGTGTGGCGGTGTTCCTGGCCTCGCAAAGTAAAGGACTCTTGATCGGCGAGGGGGTGGACCGACAGATGCTCGATGGAATTCAGATGATCGCAAAAGCCGATCCGGCGGTCGAGTTGACGAAGCCTCCTTTGACGATGTACTTCGGACCGCACGAAATCCTCCTGGCTCTCGACGTACAGTTTCATGCCGGTCTTTCGGCCGCAGAGGTCACCGAGGCGGTTGATCGGATGGAAAAACAGATCAGGCGACAATATCCGGACATTACTCAGATTTATATTGAAGCCGAGTCTTTAACGACACGATACCTGAAATCGAAAGCCGCGTGA
- a CDS encoding Quino(hemo)protein alcohol dehydrogenase, PQQ-dependent, which produces MTSRDIDCMTTFVIAATCLFLTVSCGASRQDYPMADGSRPLGSLSNAKGSAPPVAHDVTSARIAGARSEPHNWLTYYGAYDGWRYSPLNQITRENVTGLRPAWVFQSGQIGLTANPATYAFESSPLVVDGVMFLSGWDGYVWALDAETGQELWRYKHEIPLDTPLCCGNVNRGVAVARGKVFFASQNGYLVALDATSGKSLWSRPFVDIRAGESATMAPLIVKNLVIVGNSGAEFGVRGHIDAFDLHSGRRIWRRYNVPKPGEPGSHTWPKESQAWERGGGTAWVTGTYDPEADILYWGTSNPGPDFDGSVRPGDNWYTDSVLALNPDDGSLKWHYQWTPHDVWDYSGVNENILVDEGGKKLLAHFDRNGHLFILDRTTGALMSATPFVAVTWGRIDEKGRVTVRKTPTPEGTVICPGPAGGKEWVHAAYSPRTKLLYTPVIDACATFTLKPAEFREGLPYWGGEASVMGQAQAGHVKAYDLTGKEVWTWNYHKPMVSSLLVTAGDVLFAGQPTGEFNGFDAGTGKLLWQFQTGSGIHSSPMTYSVKGKQYVAVPAGWGGWMKGFSPDLIGSPRGDALFVFALP; this is translated from the coding sequence ATGACATCACGCGACATCGATTGCATGACCACATTCGTCATAGCGGCAACATGTCTTTTCCTCACGGTTTCATGCGGAGCATCACGTCAGGATTATCCGATGGCCGATGGCAGTCGGCCTCTCGGTTCTCTCAGCAACGCGAAAGGCTCCGCCCCGCCCGTTGCCCATGATGTGACCTCCGCGCGCATCGCCGGCGCGCGCTCGGAGCCTCACAATTGGCTCACCTATTATGGAGCCTATGATGGCTGGCGTTATAGCCCGCTGAACCAGATTACGCGGGAGAACGTCACAGGCCTGCGGCCGGCATGGGTGTTTCAATCCGGACAAATCGGGCTGACTGCCAATCCCGCCACGTATGCCTTTGAATCGTCGCCGCTCGTGGTGGACGGGGTCATGTTCCTGTCGGGGTGGGACGGCTATGTGTGGGCGCTCGATGCGGAGACCGGACAAGAACTATGGCGATACAAACATGAAATTCCGCTGGATACGCCTCTTTGCTGCGGAAATGTGAATCGAGGCGTCGCGGTCGCCCGCGGTAAAGTATTTTTTGCATCGCAAAACGGATATCTCGTCGCCCTTGATGCGACCTCGGGGAAATCGTTATGGAGCAGACCCTTCGTCGATATTCGAGCCGGAGAAAGTGCCACAATGGCTCCCCTTATCGTGAAAAACCTCGTCATCGTCGGCAACTCAGGCGCCGAATTCGGAGTCAGAGGCCATATCGATGCCTTCGATCTCCATAGTGGAAGGCGGATATGGCGCCGCTACAATGTGCCGAAGCCGGGCGAACCGGGATCGCATACCTGGCCGAAAGAAAGTCAAGCCTGGGAACGAGGCGGCGGCACTGCCTGGGTCACAGGGACCTATGATCCGGAGGCGGACATATTGTACTGGGGCACGAGCAACCCCGGTCCTGATTTTGATGGAAGCGTCAGACCGGGCGACAACTGGTATACCGATTCGGTATTGGCGCTCAATCCGGACGACGGCTCCTTAAAGTGGCATTACCAGTGGACTCCGCACGATGTCTGGGATTATTCGGGGGTGAACGAGAATATCCTCGTCGATGAAGGCGGCAAAAAGCTGCTGGCGCATTTCGATCGCAACGGCCATCTGTTCATTCTTGATCGGACCACCGGCGCACTGATGAGCGCGACTCCGTTTGTCGCAGTCACCTGGGGGAGGATTGATGAAAAGGGACGGGTGACCGTACGAAAGACGCCGACTCCTGAAGGCACGGTCATTTGTCCAGGCCCGGCCGGAGGAAAGGAATGGGTGCATGCAGCCTACAGTCCTCGAACGAAACTGTTGTACACCCCCGTTATTGACGCCTGCGCAACCTTCACACTCAAACCGGCCGAATTCCGCGAGGGCTTACCCTATTGGGGCGGCGAGGCGAGCGTCATGGGGCAGGCTCAGGCCGGCCACGTCAAAGCCTACGATCTCACGGGCAAAGAGGTCTGGACGTGGAACTATCACAAACCGATGGTGAGTTCGCTCTTGGTGACGGCGGGTGATGTTTTGTTCGCCGGTCAGCCGACGGGCGAATTCAATGGATTCGATGCCGGTACCGGCAAATTGCTGTGGCAATTTCAAACCGGCAGCGGCATTCACAGCAGTCCGATGACCTACAGCGTCAAAGGGAAACAATATGTCGCGGTGCCGGCTGGATGGGGCGGATGGATGAAGGGGTTTTCACCCGACTTAATCGGTTCGCCTCGCGGAGATGCCTTATTTGTATTCGCGCTTCCATAG